A region from the Actinoplanes sp. OR16 genome encodes:
- a CDS encoding site-specific integrase, which translates to MKDVDVFARTITVNMQLQELPMTAEMVWVTPKSRMSRRTVTMPACTVNAVIPLVSGRDRDEVVFTAVQGGYVRYRVFWKTWSKITAAAGLAGLRIHDLRHTQVGWLISANNSLTGIQRRLGHASISVTSDRYGHLLPVVDENIVATLDAALPAVPARGVGETGQEQLRSTGKIKDGRAAQVA; encoded by the coding sequence GTGAAGGACGTCGACGTCTTCGCGAGGACGATCACGGTGAACATGCAGCTGCAGGAGCTGCCCATGACCGCCGAGATGGTGTGGGTGACGCCGAAGAGCCGCATGTCCCGGCGCACCGTGACGATGCCGGCCTGCACCGTGAACGCGGTGATCCCGCTCGTGTCCGGCCGAGACCGCGACGAGGTGGTGTTCACCGCGGTGCAGGGCGGCTACGTCAGGTACCGGGTGTTCTGGAAGACCTGGTCGAAGATCACCGCGGCGGCCGGCCTTGCTGGGCTACGGATCCACGACCTGAGGCACACGCAGGTGGGCTGGCTCATCTCCGCGAACAACTCCCTGACCGGCATCCAGCGGCGGCTCGGGCACGCGTCGATCTCGGTCACCAGCGACCGGTACGGGCACCTGCTGCCAGTCGTCGACGAGAACATCGTGGCGACGCTGGACGCCGCTCTACCTGCCGTGCCGGCTAGGGGCGTAGGGGAAACGGGCCAGGAACAGCTGAGATCAACTGGAAAGATCAAAGACGGACGAGCAGCTCAGGTGGCATAA
- a CDS encoding helix-turn-helix transcriptional regulator — MDPYADSLAFGQRLQILRTRRGLTRDQLGGLVGRSGSWVKGVETGRLKMPKLEFILALAEALRVRDLSDLTGDQSLHVDLFAGPGHPRLAAVKAAVDAWPIATTREASPTTHIRARLASAWSARHSAPNHREVIGLLLPELIRDAQIAVRQADTSPERRKAQAVLAEVYSLCQFFVAYQPDAALLWRVAERGLVAAQESEDSYAIGVAAWLATQAHRDSGAAHYDAADAVNLSTLDYLAPLLDDASDDIRAIAGALTFEAGYTAARRGATGTAWRFWDTARAMAASLPAGFYDPVTSFSRAVMGAHAVTIAVELRQGGESVRQAVAAEATTIPSRPRRARHRIEEARGYQLDGQSEVALATLERAHEAAPETIRYNGYAKRIVLEEAESKSPTRRRRASELAVKIGLLAA; from the coding sequence ATGGATCCATACGCCGATTCGCTGGCATTCGGTCAGCGGCTGCAGATTCTCCGTACACGCCGCGGGCTCACCCGCGACCAGCTCGGCGGCCTCGTCGGCCGATCCGGATCATGGGTGAAGGGCGTGGAGACCGGACGCCTGAAGATGCCGAAGCTGGAATTCATCCTCGCCCTGGCCGAGGCGCTGCGGGTGCGCGACCTGTCGGACCTCACAGGCGACCAGTCGCTTCACGTCGACCTATTCGCCGGCCCCGGCCATCCCCGCCTCGCGGCCGTCAAGGCGGCCGTGGACGCGTGGCCCATCGCGACCACCCGGGAAGCATCACCGACCACGCACATCCGAGCCCGGTTGGCCAGCGCATGGTCGGCACGACACTCGGCGCCCAACCATCGCGAGGTGATCGGCCTTCTGCTGCCGGAGTTGATCCGGGACGCGCAGATCGCCGTCCGGCAGGCCGACACCAGCCCGGAGCGCCGCAAGGCGCAGGCCGTCCTCGCCGAGGTCTACAGCCTCTGCCAGTTCTTCGTGGCCTACCAGCCTGACGCAGCTCTGCTGTGGCGGGTGGCCGAGCGGGGCCTCGTTGCTGCTCAGGAATCTGAAGATTCCTACGCCATCGGCGTGGCCGCATGGCTGGCTACTCAGGCTCACCGGGACAGCGGAGCCGCGCACTACGACGCTGCCGACGCCGTGAACCTGTCCACCCTCGACTACCTGGCCCCGCTGCTGGACGACGCTTCGGATGACATCCGGGCGATCGCGGGGGCGCTGACCTTCGAGGCCGGGTATACCGCTGCTCGGCGTGGAGCGACCGGGACCGCATGGCGGTTCTGGGACACTGCCCGCGCCATGGCCGCTAGCCTGCCCGCTGGCTTCTATGATCCCGTCACCTCGTTCTCCCGGGCAGTTATGGGTGCTCACGCCGTGACTATCGCCGTGGAGCTGCGCCAGGGCGGCGAGTCGGTACGGCAAGCCGTGGCCGCCGAAGCGACGACGATTCCGTCTCGCCCTCGGCGGGCCAGGCATCGCATTGAAGAGGCGCGCGGGTACCAACTCGACGGACAGTCGGAAGTCGCCTTGGCGACCCTCGAACGAGCACACGAGGCGGCACCCGAGACGATCCGCTACAACGGGTACGCCAAGCGAATCGTCCTCGAAGAGGCCGAGTCGAAGAGCCCGACTAGACGACGGCGTGCGTCCGAACTCGCCGTGAAGATCGGCCTCCTCGCCGCATAA
- a CDS encoding DUF397 domain-containing protein gives MDLTNTNWFKSSKSGAAGHCVEVAFLENATAVRDTKADGAGPVLAFTPPEWEAFISGVKAGEFDRQ, from the coding sequence ATGGATCTGACGAACACCAATTGGTTCAAGAGCAGTAAGAGCGGCGCCGCCGGCCACTGCGTTGAGGTCGCGTTCCTTGAGAACGCCACCGCAGTCCGAGACACCAAGGCCGACGGTGCTGGCCCAGTGCTCGCGTTCACACCCCCTGAATGGGAGGCGTTCATCTCCGGCGTCAAGGCCGGAGAGTTCGACCGGCAGTAG
- a CDS encoding GNAT family N-acetyltransferase translates to MLGATPGWPAVLADGPVLLRPYKRGDARAWSEVRVANQEWLAPWESAPPGPWSEMNSPRAYGYVYRDMKRAARRGDSMPFAVCLVENGKERLVGHVNLGNIVRRAFASAYAGYWVDHRVAGRGVIPTALALAVDHAFGPGGLHRIEVNIRPENGPSRRVVEKLGFREEAYHQRYMHIDGGWRDHLGYAMTSEEVVAEGGLLSRWKRVRAR, encoded by the coding sequence ATGCTCGGGGCCACGCCTGGATGGCCAGCCGTCCTGGCGGATGGTCCGGTGCTGCTGAGGCCGTACAAGCGGGGTGACGCCCGGGCCTGGTCCGAGGTGCGGGTCGCCAACCAGGAATGGCTCGCCCCCTGGGAGTCGGCGCCGCCCGGCCCCTGGTCCGAGATGAACTCGCCGCGGGCGTACGGATACGTCTACCGCGACATGAAACGGGCAGCCCGCCGTGGCGACAGCATGCCGTTCGCGGTCTGCCTCGTCGAGAACGGCAAGGAGCGGCTCGTCGGGCACGTGAACCTCGGGAACATCGTGCGGCGGGCGTTCGCGTCGGCGTACGCGGGTTACTGGGTGGATCACCGGGTGGCCGGCCGCGGAGTCATACCGACCGCGCTGGCGCTCGCCGTCGACCACGCCTTCGGGCCGGGTGGCCTGCACCGGATAGAGGTCAACATCCGGCCGGAGAACGGCCCGAGCCGCCGGGTCGTGGAGAAACTGGGTTTCCGCGAAGAGGCGTACCACCAGCGCTACATGCACATCGACGGCGGCTGGCGCGACCACCTCGGATATGCCATGACCAGCGAGGAAGTGGTCGCCGAGGGCGGTCTGCTGTCCCGCTGGAAACGCGTTCGCGCACGCTGA
- the glp gene encoding gephyrin-like molybdotransferase Glp yields MTATADAEAAANELMPLAEYLGSVLRRLRALPPLDLDLTQAHGNVLAADVVAPHPFPAFDQAAIDGYAARWEDLAGAGRIGSHPSVGKFDSTSRTVRLNVVGDLGAASWRPVRLTPGTCFSVAAGAPLPIGADVVVPVHWTDQGMAAVEILHAPKRGSGVRRAGEEIAVGQVLARAGTYVTPPMVATFAASGIGHVLVRPSPRVVVVATGDELVDVGRPSQPGQVVDANSHALTAAAVEAGALAYRIGICDDDPEGLRGLLEDQTLRADLIITTGGTGTGPGDMLRRVLSRPGTGRGSVEFTNVALCPGTALGFGTVGGEEVPVVCLPGEPGAALIGFEVLAWPAIQLLAGAEPVFRPSVKAHLLETVSSPGGLREFRPAHVAERRGGGYTVQPLAGGPYTLSGLSEANGLLVLGERVTTAAAGSTVDVLLLDRRR; encoded by the coding sequence ATGACCGCTACGGCCGATGCCGAGGCGGCCGCCAACGAGCTGATGCCTCTCGCCGAATACCTGGGCAGCGTGCTGCGCAGGTTGCGGGCGCTGCCTCCGCTCGACCTCGACCTCACGCAGGCGCACGGGAACGTGCTCGCGGCCGACGTGGTCGCGCCGCACCCGTTCCCGGCGTTCGACCAGGCCGCGATCGACGGGTACGCGGCCCGGTGGGAAGACCTGGCCGGCGCCGGGCGCATCGGGTCGCACCCCTCGGTCGGCAAGTTCGACAGCACGAGCCGCACGGTCCGGCTCAACGTCGTGGGTGATCTGGGCGCCGCCAGCTGGCGCCCGGTCCGTCTCACCCCCGGCACCTGCTTCTCGGTGGCGGCCGGCGCGCCGCTGCCGATCGGGGCGGACGTCGTGGTGCCGGTGCACTGGACCGATCAGGGCATGGCGGCCGTGGAGATCCTGCACGCGCCGAAGCGCGGGTCCGGGGTGCGGCGGGCCGGCGAGGAGATCGCGGTCGGCCAGGTGCTGGCGCGGGCCGGGACGTACGTGACGCCGCCGATGGTCGCCACGTTCGCCGCCTCCGGCATCGGGCACGTTCTGGTCCGGCCCAGTCCGCGGGTGGTCGTGGTGGCGACCGGCGACGAACTGGTCGACGTCGGCCGGCCGAGTCAGCCGGGGCAGGTCGTCGACGCCAACTCGCATGCTCTGACGGCCGCTGCCGTTGAAGCGGGAGCTCTCGCGTACCGGATAGGAATCTGCGACGACGACCCGGAAGGCCTCCGAGGCCTGCTGGAGGACCAGACGCTGCGGGCCGACCTGATAATCACCACCGGCGGCACCGGAACCGGACCCGGCGACATGCTGCGCCGGGTCCTGTCACGTCCCGGGACCGGTCGCGGCTCTGTCGAATTCACCAACGTGGCTCTCTGCCCCGGTACCGCGCTCGGCTTCGGCACGGTCGGCGGCGAAGAGGTGCCGGTGGTCTGCCTGCCCGGTGAGCCGGGCGCCGCACTGATCGGCTTCGAAGTGCTGGCCTGGCCGGCGATCCAGCTGCTGGCCGGCGCCGAGCCGGTGTTCCGCCCCAGCGTCAAGGCTCATCTGCTGGAGACCGTCTCCTCCCCGGGTGGCCTGCGCGAATTCCGGCCGGCGCACGTCGCCGAGCGACGCGGAGGCGGTTACACGGTGCAGCCACTCGCCGGTGGGCCTTACACTCTCTCCGGTTTGTCCGAGGCGAACGGTCTGCTCGTCCTCGGGGAAAGGGTCACCACGGCGGCGGCGGGTTCGACCGTGGACGTGCTGCTGCTCGACCGGAGGCGATGA
- a CDS encoding UTP--glucose-1-phosphate uridylyltransferase produces the protein MTTNAQGTGRRAVKAVIPAAGLATRFLPATKAVPKELLPVVDRPVLQYIVEEAAAAGITDVLLVTGRGKTSMVDHFDRRPDVEQRLADKGDTARLEAVRRTSELADIYTVRQGEPLGLGHAVGTAASHVGADNAFAVLLGDEFVEEDKPLLPAMLDLQAQTGGIVLAFMEVPPSETSRYGIASVRESDLGEDVVEVTGLVEKPKPEEAPSNLAVLGRYVLPGKIFETIADTKPGAGGEIQLTDAMATLLAEGTPVHGIVYRGHRYDTGMPLGYLQAVVQLAVQRPDLGEEFRAWLTEFVGGQKG, from the coding sequence ATGACGACGAACGCGCAGGGGACAGGCCGGCGCGCGGTTAAAGCAGTGATCCCGGCGGCGGGCCTCGCCACCCGGTTCCTGCCGGCCACCAAGGCCGTGCCCAAGGAACTGCTGCCGGTGGTCGACCGCCCGGTCCTGCAGTACATCGTCGAGGAAGCGGCAGCGGCCGGCATCACCGACGTCCTGCTCGTCACCGGCCGGGGCAAGACCTCGATGGTGGACCACTTCGATCGCCGCCCGGACGTGGAGCAGCGGCTCGCCGACAAGGGCGACACGGCCCGGCTCGAGGCGGTCCGCCGGACCAGCGAGCTCGCCGACATCTACACGGTCCGCCAGGGTGAGCCGCTCGGCCTCGGCCACGCGGTCGGCACCGCCGCCTCGCACGTCGGCGCGGACAACGCGTTCGCGGTGCTGCTCGGCGACGAGTTCGTGGAGGAGGACAAGCCGCTCCTGCCCGCGATGCTCGACCTGCAGGCGCAGACCGGCGGCATCGTCCTGGCGTTCATGGAGGTGCCGCCGTCGGAGACCTCCCGCTACGGCATCGCCTCGGTGCGCGAGAGCGACCTCGGTGAAGACGTCGTCGAGGTCACCGGGCTCGTCGAGAAGCCGAAGCCGGAAGAGGCGCCGAGCAACCTCGCCGTCCTCGGGCGTTACGTCCTCCCCGGCAAGATCTTCGAGACGATCGCGGACACCAAGCCGGGCGCCGGTGGCGAGATCCAGCTGACCGACGCGATGGCCACGCTGCTCGCCGAGGGCACCCCGGTGCACGGCATCGTCTACCGCGGGCACCGCTACGACACCGGCATGCCGCTCGGCTACCTGCAGGCCGTCGTCCAGCTCGCGGTCCAGCGCCCCGACCTCGGTGAAGAGTTCCGCGCCTGGCTCACCGAGTTCGTCGGTGGTCAGAAGGGATGA
- a CDS encoding diguanylate cyclase, with protein MTLRGRLTSAFLVVVLGPVLLGSIFVALTVGAVSRERTADRLDHAAVTVGAAVSAVCRQLQAAADAVAVVPATERSAVADQLIARGLATAIRMTGPDQQTRPLRGTSREEVLEQGGRPVGWQNCAGPSGGPVTALAADADATDVTVLAAQRVDDALLARIGEAGGVTVALGETTPPRDTASRDLSAEPGQPLPLTLSVPSADPTFRYAVLTLIVLVTALVAILAARWLARSTTRPLGDLAWAADRVANGDLNTRVPIPRPDELGRLAGTFNRMTRELQSYVQALTASRDQLRRHLAILGDTLSSTHDLDRILPVILRTSMTATGARAGLILLAEPDGRLAARCGAGLTGEWDVTAAELAQRRLIAGRGVLGTVASTGAPLRGTSGGAPDEPACESYLAVPICAPPDPDADGEPEPGTLGVLALYDRLGGPAFEDTDLRTLRTFAGQAGIAVHNVRVHEEAQRLSLTDPLTGLWNYRYLREVLRREVERASRFGRMLTVLVLDLDHFKEVNDTYGHAAGDLVLGEFARRIRLGLREVDVAFRQGGEEFVVLLPETDAYGGVIVAERLGAAVREWPVPIDPRRPDLADRISITVSIGIAVFPEHGSTAQEVLDAADEALYAAKNAGRDTYRLAEGGSFDPAAATTGGPQPPRQVRGR; from the coding sequence GTGACACTACGTGGCCGGCTAACCAGCGCGTTCCTGGTGGTCGTGCTCGGTCCGGTCCTACTCGGGTCCATCTTCGTCGCCCTCACCGTCGGCGCTGTGAGCCGTGAGCGAACCGCGGACCGGCTCGATCACGCCGCCGTCACCGTGGGTGCCGCCGTGAGCGCTGTCTGTCGCCAACTCCAAGCCGCTGCCGACGCGGTCGCCGTCGTACCGGCTACGGAGCGTTCCGCGGTGGCCGACCAGCTGATCGCCCGGGGCCTCGCGACAGCCATCCGCATGACCGGTCCTGATCAGCAGACGCGCCCGCTGCGGGGTACCAGCCGTGAAGAGGTCCTGGAACAGGGCGGCCGGCCCGTCGGCTGGCAGAACTGCGCCGGCCCCTCGGGTGGGCCGGTCACCGCGCTGGCCGCCGACGCCGACGCCACCGACGTGACCGTCCTGGCCGCCCAGCGCGTGGACGACGCCCTGCTGGCCCGGATCGGTGAGGCCGGCGGCGTGACGGTGGCGCTCGGCGAGACCACGCCTCCGCGGGACACGGCGAGCCGCGATCTGAGCGCGGAGCCGGGCCAGCCGCTGCCGCTCACGCTGAGCGTTCCCTCCGCGGACCCCACTTTCCGGTACGCCGTCCTCACGCTGATCGTGCTGGTCACCGCGCTGGTGGCGATACTGGCCGCGCGCTGGCTGGCCCGTTCCACCACCCGCCCGCTGGGAGATCTCGCCTGGGCGGCCGACCGGGTGGCGAACGGCGACCTGAACACCCGGGTGCCGATCCCGCGCCCGGACGAGCTGGGACGCCTCGCCGGCACGTTCAACCGGATGACGCGCGAGCTGCAGTCCTACGTGCAGGCGCTGACCGCGAGCCGGGACCAGCTGCGGCGGCATCTCGCGATCCTCGGCGACACCCTGTCCAGCACCCACGACCTGGACCGGATCCTCCCGGTGATCCTGCGGACCTCGATGACCGCGACCGGTGCCCGGGCCGGGCTGATCCTGCTCGCCGAGCCGGACGGCCGGCTCGCGGCCCGCTGCGGCGCCGGGTTGACCGGCGAGTGGGACGTCACCGCGGCCGAGTTGGCGCAGCGCCGGCTGATCGCCGGGCGGGGAGTGCTCGGCACTGTCGCGTCCACCGGCGCTCCGCTGCGGGGCACGAGCGGCGGCGCGCCCGACGAGCCCGCGTGTGAGTCGTATCTCGCCGTGCCGATCTGCGCGCCGCCCGACCCGGACGCCGACGGCGAGCCGGAGCCCGGGACTCTCGGTGTCCTCGCCCTCTACGACCGGCTCGGCGGTCCTGCTTTCGAGGACACCGATCTGCGGACCCTGCGCACGTTCGCCGGGCAGGCCGGGATCGCCGTGCACAACGTGCGGGTGCACGAGGAGGCGCAGCGGTTGTCGCTGACCGACCCGCTCACCGGCCTGTGGAACTACCGTTACCTGCGCGAGGTGCTGCGGCGTGAAGTGGAGCGGGCGAGCCGGTTCGGGCGGATGCTCACCGTCCTGGTCCTCGACCTCGATCACTTCAAGGAGGTGAACGACACGTACGGGCACGCGGCCGGTGACCTGGTGCTGGGGGAGTTCGCCCGGCGGATCCGGCTCGGGCTGCGCGAGGTGGACGTGGCGTTCCGGCAGGGCGGTGAGGAGTTCGTGGTGCTGCTTCCGGAGACCGACGCGTACGGTGGTGTGATCGTGGCCGAACGGCTCGGTGCGGCGGTCCGTGAGTGGCCGGTGCCGATCGATCCACGTCGACCCGACCTAGCCGACCGGATCTCGATCACCGTCTCGATCGGCATCGCGGTCTTCCCGGAGCACGGCAGCACCGCCCAGGAGGTTCTCGACGCCGCGGACGAAGCGCTTTACGCCGCGAAGAACGCGGGTAGAGATACGTACCGACTGGCCGAAGGGGGATCATTCGATCCCGCAGCGGCCACGACCGGTGGGCCACAGCCGCCGCGGCAAGTCCGTGGCCGATAG
- a CDS encoding 5-formyltetrahydrofolate cyclo-ligase has translation MSDLAADAEKSPQNKIALRTRLLTARRSLSDESLDSAAIKIQDQLLELVRVSKPSTIAAYVPVGAEPGGAGLPGLLAAALPVGGRLLLPVLLPDDDLDWAAYDGSLTTASRGLREPGGPRLGPGAIRTADLILVPALAVGPTGVRMGRGGGSYDRVLARLGDPGPFTVALLHDGEFVAEVPAEPHDRAVRGVITPTDGLIRLP, from the coding sequence ATGTCGGATTTGGCCGCTGACGCGGAAAAATCACCACAAAACAAGATCGCGCTGCGCACACGTCTCCTCACAGCCCGTCGATCACTTTCGGACGAGTCGCTCGATTCAGCGGCAATCAAGATCCAAGATCAACTGCTTGAGCTGGTACGGGTGAGCAAACCGTCCACGATCGCGGCGTACGTGCCCGTCGGCGCCGAACCCGGTGGAGCCGGCCTGCCGGGTCTGCTCGCTGCGGCGTTGCCGGTCGGCGGGCGGTTGCTGCTGCCCGTGCTGCTGCCCGACGACGATCTCGACTGGGCCGCCTACGACGGGTCGCTCACGACCGCCTCGCGAGGGCTGCGGGAACCGGGCGGCCCGCGGCTCGGCCCCGGCGCGATCCGCACGGCGGACCTGATCCTGGTGCCGGCTCTCGCGGTCGGGCCGACCGGAGTGCGGATGGGCCGTGGCGGCGGGTCCTACGACCGCGTGCTGGCCCGGCTCGGCGATCCCGGGCCGTTCACGGTGGCGCTGCTGCACGACGGCGAGTTCGTCGCCGAGGTGCCCGCCGAGCCGCACGATCGGGCGGTCCGCGGTGTGATCACGCCCACTGACGGGCTGATCCGGTTGCCCTGA
- a CDS encoding FmdB family zinc ribbon protein, translated as MPTYQYACTECGEQLEAVQRFSDPALTECPNCQGKLRKVFNSVGIVFKGSGFYRNDSRSGNVSAEKSGAGSSTPAPTSGDSSSSSSTTSTPAASTSSSSSSSSTSSSSSSTSSSTAKASTAS; from the coding sequence GTGCCTACGTACCAGTACGCCTGCACCGAATGCGGTGAGCAGCTCGAAGCCGTGCAGCGTTTCTCCGACCCCGCACTGACCGAGTGCCCGAACTGCCAGGGCAAGCTCCGCAAGGTGTTCAACTCGGTCGGCATCGTCTTCAAGGGCTCCGGGTTCTACCGCAACGACTCCCGCTCCGGGAACGTGAGCGCCGAGAAGTCCGGCGCCGGCTCGTCGACCCCGGCCCCGACGTCCGGCGACTCGTCGTCCTCGTCGTCCACCACGAGCACCCCGGCGGCCTCGACGTCGTCGTCATCCTCGTCGTCTTCGACCTCGTCCTCTTCTTCGTCGACGTCGTCCTCGACGGCCAAGGCGAGCACCGCTTCCTGA
- a CDS encoding translation initiation factor 2, whose protein sequence is MTSPTSDSDDAYWQRPDPAADSLGRPDPAEEAGQGGRSGVQEPVYAGPPRTDPPSPGWRPPTIAHPPPPRSMPGQDIDALDEAEGSARTVTYGVGLVAGAVGIILVCLLCARVFF, encoded by the coding sequence GTGACATCCCCCACCAGTGACTCGGACGACGCGTACTGGCAGCGGCCCGACCCCGCCGCGGATTCGCTCGGCCGCCCGGACCCGGCCGAGGAGGCCGGTCAGGGCGGGCGGTCCGGCGTACAAGAACCGGTTTATGCGGGTCCGCCTCGAACCGATCCGCCTTCTCCCGGCTGGCGGCCGCCGACGATCGCGCATCCGCCGCCGCCGCGTTCCATGCCCGGGCAGGACATCGACGCGCTCGACGAGGCCGAGGGTTCGGCGCGGACGGTGACCTACGGCGTGGGGCTCGTCGCCGGCGCGGTCGGGATCATCCTGGTCTGCCTGCTCTGCGCCCGGGTGTTCTTCTGA
- a CDS encoding DUF2231 domain-containing protein, translating into MVFDQVNGLPVHILVLHAAVIFVPLLALGSIVYALVKPWRSKIGWAVALLAIVAPISATVSKLSGTELYNRLLSQGMSGPGKVILDDHMNYGTITMWLSIALGVVTLVLVFLTARSGASLPKVADIAFAVVIVVLAALTGYYIFETGDSGATAVWGTY; encoded by the coding sequence ATGGTGTTCGACCAGGTCAACGGTTTACCGGTACATATCCTCGTGCTCCACGCCGCGGTCATCTTCGTGCCGCTGCTCGCCCTCGGCAGCATCGTCTATGCCCTGGTCAAGCCGTGGCGATCCAAGATCGGCTGGGCTGTCGCGCTGTTGGCGATCGTCGCGCCGATCTCCGCGACGGTGTCGAAGCTGTCCGGAACCGAGCTGTACAACCGGCTACTGAGCCAGGGCATGTCCGGGCCGGGCAAGGTGATCCTGGACGATCACATGAACTACGGCACGATCACGATGTGGCTGTCCATCGCCCTCGGCGTGGTCACCCTCGTCCTGGTGTTCCTCACCGCCCGGTCCGGCGCCTCGCTGCCGAAGGTCGCCGACATCGCGTTCGCCGTGGTGATCGTGGTGCTCGCCGCGCTGACCGGTTACTACATCTTCGAGACCGGCGACTCCGGCGCGACAGCGGTCTGGGGCACCTACTGA
- a CDS encoding Fur family transcriptional regulator, whose amino-acid sequence MSNGEELLRSHGLRVTRPRLAVLDVLTAGGHLEVDDIAGQVRTKLDSVSTQAIYDVLGALSRAGLARRIEPAGSPAKYEARVGDNHHHIVCRGCGAIADVDCATGEPPCLTPRDSHGFQLDEAEVTFWGLCPACQARRALEQH is encoded by the coding sequence GTGTCGAACGGTGAAGAATTGTTGCGCTCGCATGGCCTCCGTGTGACACGTCCCCGTCTCGCCGTGCTCGACGTCCTGACCGCCGGCGGCCACCTCGAGGTCGACGACATCGCCGGCCAGGTGCGCACCAAGCTGGATTCGGTCTCCACGCAGGCGATCTACGACGTCCTGGGCGCGCTCTCCCGGGCCGGGCTGGCCCGTCGGATCGAGCCGGCCGGCAGTCCCGCGAAGTACGAGGCCAGGGTCGGCGACAACCACCACCACATCGTCTGCCGGGGCTGCGGTGCGATCGCCGACGTCGACTGCGCGACCGGCGAGCCCCCGTGCCTCACGCCCCGCGACAGCCACGGTTTCCAGCTGGACGAAGCCGAGGTCACCTTCTGGGGCCTCTGCCCCGCCTGCCAGGCCCGCCGGGCTCTTGAGCAGCACTGA
- a CDS encoding oxygenase MpaB family protein: MAGDVGLFGPDSITWRLHSEPILLLGGLRSLYLQALHPRAVAGVSQNSGYRADPWGRLVRTSNYVGTVVFGSTAEVTEAAARLRKLHSRMVATDPRTGEQFRIDEPGLLRWVHVAEVESFLSTALMAGVRLTDDEIDGYYTEQLRAAELVGLDPTTVPSTAAEVEAYYAAMRPELTLTRDSAETALFLTVPPVPSSWGSPALRLGLTLGPPRWAYLGVASTAIGLLPPWARKLYGAPGWPTTDLAARLSARGLRALIATVLKSLPEHHRVPPLRRQALARAGLS, translated from the coding sequence ATGGCCGGAGACGTCGGGCTGTTCGGCCCCGATTCCATCACCTGGCGGCTGCACAGCGAGCCGATCCTGCTGCTCGGCGGGCTGAGGTCGCTCTACCTCCAGGCGCTGCACCCGCGTGCCGTCGCCGGCGTCTCACAGAACTCCGGCTACCGCGCCGACCCGTGGGGCCGTCTGGTCCGCACGTCGAACTACGTGGGCACCGTCGTCTTCGGCAGCACCGCCGAGGTGACCGAGGCCGCCGCCCGGCTGCGCAAGCTGCACTCCCGCATGGTCGCGACGGACCCCCGCACCGGCGAGCAGTTCCGCATCGACGAGCCCGGCCTGCTGCGCTGGGTCCACGTCGCGGAGGTCGAGTCGTTCCTGAGCACGGCCCTGATGGCCGGAGTCCGTCTGACCGACGACGAGATCGACGGCTACTACACCGAGCAGCTCCGAGCCGCCGAGCTGGTCGGCCTCGACCCCACGACTGTTCCGTCCACCGCAGCCGAGGTGGAGGCCTATTACGCGGCGATGCGCCCCGAGCTGACCCTGACCCGGGACAGTGCCGAGACAGCCCTCTTCCTGACGGTGCCGCCGGTGCCCTCTTCATGGGGCAGCCCGGCCCTGCGACTGGGCCTCACCCTGGGCCCGCCACGCTGGGCCTACCTGGGCGTGGCCAGCACAGCGATAGGCCTGCTACCCCCGTGGGCCCGCAAACTCTACGGCGCTCCCGGCTGGCCCACCACCGACCTGGCGGCCCGCCTCTCAGCCCGTGGCCTGCGAGCGCTGATAGCCACAGTGCTGAAATCCCTACCCGAACACCACCGTGTCCCCCCACTGCGCCGGCAAGCCCTGGCAAGAGCAGGCCTGTCCTGA